One genomic region from Lineus longissimus chromosome 6, tnLinLong1.2, whole genome shotgun sequence encodes:
- the LOC135489320 gene encoding protein farnesyltransferase/geranylgeranyltransferase type-1 subunit alpha-like: MAGEGKSFYRDRDDWKDITPLPQDDGPNPVVRIAYSDKFKDVYDYLRALLQKDERSERAYQLTTDALALNAANYTAWHYRRMLLQDLKKDLNEELEYISEIILEHQKNYQVWHHRRMIVDWLKDPSEELDFTDDVLTQDAKNYHAWEHRQWAIKTFKLWDGELDYCERLLIDDVRNNSAWNQRFFVINSTTKLTDDVVRSEFEYTKQKIKLAPNNESAWNYLRGIFLGRTMSTYPGLREFCQELYDQRIRSPYLLSLIIDMNEEMIKAGSSDKEKLLENAVEMCGCLAKDIDCIRKEYWSYISRSLSLKYGTTVADDAAS, encoded by the exons ATGGCTGGCGAAGGAAAAAGTTTTTATCGTGATCGAGATGATTGGAAAGATATCACCCCTCTGCCGCAGGATGATGGACCTAATCCGGTTGTTAGAATAGCCTATTCGGATAAAT TTAAAGATGTTTATGATTACCTTCGAGCTCTTCTCCAAAAAGATGAAAGAAGTGAGCGGGCATATCAGCTGACCACGGATGCTTTGGCACTGAACGCTGCCAACTACACAGCTTG GCATTATAGGCGAATGCTACTCCAGGACTTGAAAAAAGACCTCAATGAGGAGCTGGAGTACATTTCAGAAATAATCCTGGAACATCAGAAAAATTATCAAGTTTG GCATCATCGCCGCATGATCGTTGACTGGTTGAAGGATCCTTCAGAGGAACTTGATTTCACCGATGACGTGCTGACTCAAGATGCTAAAAACTATCATGCTTGGGAACATAG ACAATGGGCCATAAAGACGTTTAAACTCTGGGACGGAGAGCTGGACTATTGTGAGCGCTTGTTGATTGATGATGTTAGGAATAATTCGGCGTGGAATCAACGTTTCTTTGTCATCAACAGCACAACAAAGCTCACTGATGATGTAGTCAGAAGTGAATTTGA GTACACTAAGCAGAAGATCAAACTTGCCCCTAACAATGAAAGTGCTTGGAACTATCTCCGGGG TATCTTCCTTGGTCGCACCATGAGCACCTACCCCGGCCTGAGGGAGTTTTGTCAAGAGCTTTACGACCAACGCATTCGCTCTCCTTACCTATTGTCGCTGATCATTGACATGAATGAAGAAATGATCAAAGCAGGATCAAGTGATAAAGAAAAATTATTGGAAAATGCAGTCGAG ATGTGTGGATGCCTTGCCAAGGATATCGACTGCATCAGGAAGGAGTACTGGAGTTATATCAGCCGATCACTATCACTGAAGTATGGCACAACCGTAGCTGATGACGCTGCTTCATGA
- the LOC135489662 gene encoding nuclear receptor-binding factor 2-like: MMEGPLNLAHLQGRKAEQYLAAGKFDDAIACHQRAAEYLDEALSTTTKNNALESIRLQRESHIKEQDVIKMKKQKAAMVEKARIKEQQKLAKGRSQTQDGGDETDDKVCDEEQYMTMIYTTMAETDSLLQFMGSRPHRSASAYQKMIKKLSSNEDSSRTGSKVPKDDKQVIEELRIHNVELRKHLERTLNELDSSRQECRLLKDRLKSIEDKPLSDSSEGSETFCAVRSTDMLEDLPSLELPPLEMPKFDFQAFKDFEDEHDE, translated from the exons AtgatggagggtccactaaATTTG GCACACCTACAAGGGCGCAAAGCTGAGCAGTATTTGGCAGCAGGAAAATTTGATGATGCTATCGCTTGTCACCAGAGGGCTGCAG AGTATCTTGATGAAGCCCTGTCAACGACTACCAAAAATAATGCCTTGGAGTCAATAAGGCTGCAGCGAGAGAGTCACATCAAAGAACAGGATGTGATCAAGATGAAAAAGCAGAAGGCAGCAATGGTAGAAAAGGCTCGTATAAAGGAGCAGCAGAAATTAGCCAAAGGTAGAAGCCAGACACAGGATGGCGGGGATGAAACTGATGACAAGGTTTGTGATGAAGAGCAGTATATGACCATGATTTATACTACAATGGCTGAGACAGACTCCCTTCTTCAGTTCATGGGGAGTAGACCACATCGCTCTGCCTCTGCATATCAGAAAATGATCAAGAAACTCTCCAGCAATGAGGATTCCTCTCGCACTGGCAGTAAAGTGCCAAAAGATGATAAACAAGTCATTGAAGAGTTAAGGATACACAACGTCGAACTGCGTAAGCATTTGGAGAGAACCTTGAACGAGCTTGACTCTTCAAGACAAGAGTGTCGGTTGTTAAAGGACAGGTTAAAAAGCATTGAGGACAAGCCATTATCGGATTCTTCAGAAGGTTCTGAAACATTCTGTGCTGTTCGTTCCACCGACATGTTGGAAGATTTGCCTAGTCTAGAGCTGCCCCCACTTGAAATGCCAAAATTTGACTTTCAAGCATTTAAAGATTTTgaagatgaacatgatgaataa
- the LOC135489661 gene encoding uncharacterized protein LOC135489661, whose translation MPNESKHSRPRRKITQTTADQCSSLSCRIEKPCDKAKKKKIDSDALENATSNEVVEDFNDPSPDQTYQRVGQKSCVEEAEQNDEYNPEEEDDTSDEEVALLSKSLTRHAGRRDSPPPRLGGAQRKPYEERKSDRIVAEASMWILTRIVQVENKYSYCTADDLHLIYANDCIEKKKEILGKVPFNRMVLRYFPSLFLRYMTHPDEKGGQSRKLYLGIKILSPVMEAEGDFNLTSVMVPQDLSVTLHTERVLQVRYITTNYSVNGNPLVYTLTVTKDGDVKLSFMGKEVQPLSIGFPDKIRMINSDLQAVFKCLRAIVLCTGISLDGWKEVDIPNKDCTSHFVEKWTKPAQGLSSSVGWYIRSRQCSAALPIWSVYLDKCCVSCKNLKSYYISRGRFVADRDHGQVVKESN comes from the exons atgccGAATGAATCAAAACACTCTCGTCCTCGTCGCAAAATAACTCAAACGACAGCCGATCAGTGCTCTTCCTTATCGTGTAGAATCGAAAAGCCTTGTGACAaggcaaagaagaaaaaaattgattcaGACGCCCTGGAAAATGCAACTTCAAATGAGGTTGTAGAAGATTTTAATGACCCCAGCCCAGATCAAACCTATCAAAGGGTGGGCCAAAAAAGTTGTGTTGAGGAGGCTGAACAAAATGATGAGTACAACCCTGAAGAGGAAGATGATACCTCTGATGAAGAAGTTGCCTTGCTGTCGAAAAGTCTTACACGACATGCTGGTAGGCGTGACTCGCCACCGCCGCGGTTGGGTGGCGCGCAGAGAAAGCCATACGAGGAACGGAAGAGCGACCGCATTGTGGCCGAGGCGTCTATGTG GATCCTGACACGTATCGTCCAAGTTGAGAACAAGTACAGCTACTGCACAGCCGATGACCTCCACCTTATTTATGCCAACGACTGCatcgaaaagaaaaaagaaattcttGGGAAAGTGCCGTTCAACAGAATGGTGTTGAGATACTTTCCGTCTTTGTTTCTGAGATACATGACTCACCCGGATGAAAAAGGCGGTCAGAGCAGAAAATTGTATCTTGGAATAAAGATTCTTTCTCCTGTGATGGAGGCGGAGGGCGACTTCAATCTGACCTCAGTCATGGTGCCGCAGGACCTTTCTGTTACCCTTCATACTGAGCGTGTCCTCCAAGTCCGCTACATCACAACTAACTACTCAGTCAATGGAAATCCGTTGGTGTACACATTGACTGTCACCAAAGACGGTGATGTGAAGCTGAGTTTTATGGGAAAGGAAGTCCAACCTCTCTCCATAGGCTTCCCCGATAAGATAAGAATGATCAACAGTGACTTGCAAGCAGTGTTCAAATGTCTCCGTGCCATCGTGTTGTGTACTGGCATCTCTCTAGATGGCTGGAAGGAGGTGGACATTCCAAATAAAGACTGTACATCACATTTTGTTGAGAAGTGGACAAAGCCAGCACAGGGACTTAGTAGTAGTGTTGGATGGTATATTCGCTCAAGACAATGTTCAGCTGCACTCCCCATTTGGTCAGTGTATCTTGACAAGTGTTGTGTTTCTTGTAAAAATCTCAAATCTTATTACATAAGCCGAGGACGGTTTGTTGCCGACAGAGACCATGGACAAGTAGTAAAGGAATCAAATTGA
- the LOC135489329 gene encoding FHF complex subunit HOOK interacting protein 2A-like isoform X1, with amino-acid sequence MFHRFANILHSAVEALAPSLSLQQDFIAHWKAITTYFVDSKDNKAPIESTNIPTHLDHMLTVLIQEEMSCESGSTGPCMEYMLHHKLLETLYTLGRTDHPPGMKQQVLIFFTKLLSKIKQPLLPHVSVHRAVIRLIRVCGEVQAGPTENEEVHFLCTVCGKLKSDPYLVNFFIESQKSRAKTQRPPAGSGNGKKTGSEFSLVESLLSLSKSEDGRVAVKSCEGLILCASLPEQASASCLVNNTNFCKEMITKLCHLYEKLPKLIDPTDLETVEAKWGLDMHMNEFDPSRNFPGKRQLISLLSWLDFLDQMIYVADPVVGSKLAEHFKADFLDAIILPAVLQTSESGAITATAFLTKCLKLVSSPRLLQEFAVFILGEGTRPENPGEEDKHKLRHQLMKRCDHLSEELTITTLKLFEMLLLKANEHIFKNLLLRNLLYRDYRTSEVGSNDSVSSETKEPESTSMPRQDSMDSDTLISSGDHSLTEMESPIHKIVNSFLVLVPDDVKSSYQCADSGYDTYLRDAHKQFSDCVLQCSEFKWPKQPVAEEAYKRDSFYEGSFLKILFDKLSRMLDQSYEINLQVTSVVSKLALLPHPNLNEYLLNPVLPSGEGCRTLHKIFQKVVHDIYSRAKSTDNFKHQLVDARKKLLGIGEIINRRKLMSSKRKGENHSTLEGVIVLEEFCKELAAIAFVKQHDMVSDSRH; translated from the exons ATGTTTCATCGATTTGCCAACATACTTCACAGTGCTGTGGAGGCG CTTGCCCCATCTTTATCCTTGCAACAAGATTTCATTGCACATTGGAAGGCTATAACAACATATTTTGTTGACAGTAAAG ATAATAAGGCGCCAATTGAGAGCACGAACATCCCGACACATTTGGATCACATGCTGACAGTTCTCATCCAAGAAGAGATGAGTTGTGAGAGTGGTAGTACCGGACCATGTATGGAGTATATGCTCCATCACAAACTGTTAGAGACGCTCTATACACTGGGAAGAACGGAT CATCCTCCTGGCATGAAACAGCAGGTTCTCATCTTTTTCACAAAGCTGTTATCTAAGATCAAGCAGCCTTTACTGCCCCATGTTAGTGTTCACAGGGCTGTCATT AGGTTGATCAGGGTATGTGGAGAGGTGCAGGCTGGTCCCACTGAAAATGAGGAGGTTCATTTTCTTTGCACTGTTTGTGGGAAACTCAAGTCGGATCCCTATCTCGTCAACTTTTTTATCGAA AGCCAAAAATCGCGAGCCAAGACACAGCGACCGCCTGCTGGCAGTGGGAATGGGAAGAAAACAGGTTCTGAGTTCAGTCTTGTTGAGTCGTTGTTATCTCTCTCAAAGAGTGAG GACGGTCGAGTTGCCGTCAAGTCTTGTGAAGGTCTAATCCTGTGTGCCAGTCTGCCAGAGCAAGCCTCTGCCTCTTGTCTTGTCAACAACACCAACTTCTGTAAAGAAATGATCACCAAGCTTTGCCACTTGTATGAGAAACTACCAAAGCTTATAGACCCAACTGATCTAGAGACAGTGGAGGCGAAGTGGGG GTTGGACATGCATATGAATGAATTTGATCCTAGTCGTAACTTCCCCGGCAAAAGGCAGTTGATATCTCTTCTCTCCTGGTTAGACTTCCTCGACCAGATGATATACGTGGCAGACCCAGTCGTCGGGTCGAAACTCGCAGAACACTTCAAAGCGGACTTCCTAGATGCCATCATATTACCAGCTGTGTTACAAAC CTCGGAAAGTGGTGCTATCACGGCTACAGCCTTCctcaccaaatgtctcaagcTTGTCTCATCACCAAGGTTACTGCAAG aatTTGCTGTGTTCATCCTGGGCGAGGGGACGAGACCAGAGAACCCTGGTGAGGAAGATAAACATAAGTTACGGCATCAGCTTATGAAACGCTGTGATCATTTGTCAGAAGAG TTAACTATAACAACCCTAAAGCTCTTCGAGATGCTACTTCTCAAGGCCAATGAACACATATTTAAAAACCTTTTGTTGCGGAACCTTCTGTATCGAGACTATAGGACAAGTGAGGTTGGTAGTAATGATAGCGTGTCGTCAGAAACAAAGGAGCCTGAATCTACATCGATGCCGCGTCAAGACTCGATGGACTCCGATACGCTCATTTCTAGTGGTGACCACTCACTGACAGAGATGGAGTCGCCCATTCATAAAATTGTAAATAG TTTTCTTGTGCTTGTCCCTGATGATGTGAAGTCTTCCTACCAATGTGCCGACAGTGGCTATGACACGTATTTACGAGATGCTCATAAACAG TTTTCAGATTGCGTGCTCCAGTGCTCAGAGTTCAAGTGGCCCAAGCAGCCTGTCGCGGAGGAAGCTTACAAAAGAGACAGTTTTTATGAGGGATCTTTCCTTAAGATTCTCTTTGATAAATTGTCCAGAATGTTAGACCAG AGCTATGAGATTAACCTCCAAGTGACGTCTGTGGTATCGAAACTTGCCTTGCTTCCTCATCCAAACTTGAATGAGTATTTACTGAATCCGGTTCTGCCGTCTGGCGAGGGGTGCAGGACACTCCATAAAATCTTCCAAAAG GTTGTCCATGACATTTATTCTCGTGCCAAAAGTACAGACAATTTCAAGCATCAGTTGGTGGACGCCCGGAAAAAGTTACTGGGGATCGGGGAGATTATTAACAG ACGTAAACTGATGAGTAGTAAGAGGAA GGGTGAGAACCACAGTACGTTGGAGGGAGTGATAGTTTTGGAGGAATTCTGCAAGGAGCTGGCTGCCATTGCATTCGTTAAACAGCATGATATGGTATCGGACTCTAGACACTGA
- the LOC135489329 gene encoding FHF complex subunit HOOK interacting protein 2A-like isoform X2 — translation MFHRFANILHSAVEALAPSLSLQQDFIAHWKAITTYFVDSKDNKAPIESTNIPTHLDHMLTVLIQEEMSCESGSTGPCMEYMLHHKLLETLYTLGRTDHPPGMKQQVLIFFTKLLSKIKQPLLPHVSVHRAVIRLIRVCGEVQAGPTENEEVHFLCTVCGKLKSDPYLVNFFIESQKSRAKTQRPPAGSGNGKKTGSEFSLVESLLSLSKSEDGRVAVKSCEGLILCASLPEQASASCLVNNTNFCKEMITKLCHLYEKLPKLIDPTDLETVEAKWGLDMHMNEFDPSRNFPGKRQLISLLSWLDFLDQMIYVADPVVGSKLAEHFKADFLDAIILPAVLQTSESGAITATAFLTKCLKLVSSPRLLQEFAVFILGEGTRPENPGEEDKHKLRHQLMKRCDHLSEELTITTLKLFEMLLLKANEHIFKNLLLRNLLYRDYRTSEVGSNDSVSSETKEPESTSMPRQDSMDSDTLISSGDHSLTEMESPIHKIVNSFLVLVPDDVKSSYQCADSGYDTYLRDAHKQFSDCVLQCSEFKWPKQPVAEEAYKRDSFYEGSFLKILFDKLSRMLDQSYEINLQVTSVVSKLALLPHPNLNEYLLNPVLPSGEGCRTLHKIFQKVVHDIYSRAKSTDNFKHQLVDARKKLLGIGEIINRGENHSTLEGVIVLEEFCKELAAIAFVKQHDMVSDSRH, via the exons ATGTTTCATCGATTTGCCAACATACTTCACAGTGCTGTGGAGGCG CTTGCCCCATCTTTATCCTTGCAACAAGATTTCATTGCACATTGGAAGGCTATAACAACATATTTTGTTGACAGTAAAG ATAATAAGGCGCCAATTGAGAGCACGAACATCCCGACACATTTGGATCACATGCTGACAGTTCTCATCCAAGAAGAGATGAGTTGTGAGAGTGGTAGTACCGGACCATGTATGGAGTATATGCTCCATCACAAACTGTTAGAGACGCTCTATACACTGGGAAGAACGGAT CATCCTCCTGGCATGAAACAGCAGGTTCTCATCTTTTTCACAAAGCTGTTATCTAAGATCAAGCAGCCTTTACTGCCCCATGTTAGTGTTCACAGGGCTGTCATT AGGTTGATCAGGGTATGTGGAGAGGTGCAGGCTGGTCCCACTGAAAATGAGGAGGTTCATTTTCTTTGCACTGTTTGTGGGAAACTCAAGTCGGATCCCTATCTCGTCAACTTTTTTATCGAA AGCCAAAAATCGCGAGCCAAGACACAGCGACCGCCTGCTGGCAGTGGGAATGGGAAGAAAACAGGTTCTGAGTTCAGTCTTGTTGAGTCGTTGTTATCTCTCTCAAAGAGTGAG GACGGTCGAGTTGCCGTCAAGTCTTGTGAAGGTCTAATCCTGTGTGCCAGTCTGCCAGAGCAAGCCTCTGCCTCTTGTCTTGTCAACAACACCAACTTCTGTAAAGAAATGATCACCAAGCTTTGCCACTTGTATGAGAAACTACCAAAGCTTATAGACCCAACTGATCTAGAGACAGTGGAGGCGAAGTGGGG GTTGGACATGCATATGAATGAATTTGATCCTAGTCGTAACTTCCCCGGCAAAAGGCAGTTGATATCTCTTCTCTCCTGGTTAGACTTCCTCGACCAGATGATATACGTGGCAGACCCAGTCGTCGGGTCGAAACTCGCAGAACACTTCAAAGCGGACTTCCTAGATGCCATCATATTACCAGCTGTGTTACAAAC CTCGGAAAGTGGTGCTATCACGGCTACAGCCTTCctcaccaaatgtctcaagcTTGTCTCATCACCAAGGTTACTGCAAG aatTTGCTGTGTTCATCCTGGGCGAGGGGACGAGACCAGAGAACCCTGGTGAGGAAGATAAACATAAGTTACGGCATCAGCTTATGAAACGCTGTGATCATTTGTCAGAAGAG TTAACTATAACAACCCTAAAGCTCTTCGAGATGCTACTTCTCAAGGCCAATGAACACATATTTAAAAACCTTTTGTTGCGGAACCTTCTGTATCGAGACTATAGGACAAGTGAGGTTGGTAGTAATGATAGCGTGTCGTCAGAAACAAAGGAGCCTGAATCTACATCGATGCCGCGTCAAGACTCGATGGACTCCGATACGCTCATTTCTAGTGGTGACCACTCACTGACAGAGATGGAGTCGCCCATTCATAAAATTGTAAATAG TTTTCTTGTGCTTGTCCCTGATGATGTGAAGTCTTCCTACCAATGTGCCGACAGTGGCTATGACACGTATTTACGAGATGCTCATAAACAG TTTTCAGATTGCGTGCTCCAGTGCTCAGAGTTCAAGTGGCCCAAGCAGCCTGTCGCGGAGGAAGCTTACAAAAGAGACAGTTTTTATGAGGGATCTTTCCTTAAGATTCTCTTTGATAAATTGTCCAGAATGTTAGACCAG AGCTATGAGATTAACCTCCAAGTGACGTCTGTGGTATCGAAACTTGCCTTGCTTCCTCATCCAAACTTGAATGAGTATTTACTGAATCCGGTTCTGCCGTCTGGCGAGGGGTGCAGGACACTCCATAAAATCTTCCAAAAG GTTGTCCATGACATTTATTCTCGTGCCAAAAGTACAGACAATTTCAAGCATCAGTTGGTGGACGCCCGGAAAAAGTTACTGGGGATCGGGGAGATTATTAACAG GGGTGAGAACCACAGTACGTTGGAGGGAGTGATAGTTTTGGAGGAATTCTGCAAGGAGCTGGCTGCCATTGCATTCGTTAAACAGCATGATATGGTATCGGACTCTAGACACTGA
- the LOC135489148 gene encoding uncharacterized protein LOC135489148: MLCERRGMYGRHNPGASTGRGCGLSVLPKPPKPPSWRDFEQRQNGAKNIDFTDLNRVHRSGQDLEIGRHHGHTHSSHTKPAKRTKAKIHRTRSQMMIHQSEIPDVGVTVTLAETHPKEIGLRKKYYSDERIYLDQNHEKCREWLAGVRACEPLEDVAFSQGTGVEVEVPEESSQWTNLEIVRPHISSSDSSSECEPPDRGGGGVNSSSKRTKQLEKVISPRQEQYRPSTVPSEDLEMGDSKLNERIREVKVSPRSTSGKQGSVDGATTRGGSPRSGAVSTTVLGSQSSDLPRVEVHTGLS, from the coding sequence atgCTGTGCGAAAGGCGAGGTATGTATGGGCGTCACAACCCTGGCGCATCCACTGGACGGGGCTGCGGGTTAAGTGTCCTACCCAAACCCCCGAAGCCCCCTTCGTGGAGGGACTTCGAACAAAGACAGAATGGTGCTAAGAACATTGACTTCACAGACTTGAATAGGGTGCATCGGTCTGGCCAGGACCTCGAGATCGGCCGCCATCATGGCCATACTCACTCCAGTCACACAAAACCCGCGAAACGGACTAAAGCGAAAATTCACCGCACACGGTCACAAATGATGATCCACCAGTCGGAGATCCCTGATGTGGGTGTGACTGTCACTTTGGCAGAAACACACCCCAAGGAAATAGGACTGAGGAAAAAATACTACTCGGACGAACGGATATATCTagatcaaaatcatgaaaagtGCAGGGAATGGTTGGCGGGTGTTCGGGCCTGTGAACCTTTGGAAGATGTGGCATTCTCCCAAGGAACTGGCGTGGAGGTTGAGGTCCCTGAGGAGAGTTCCCAGTGGACGAACTTAGAGATTGTTAGACCTCATATCTCGAGTAGTGATTCTTCTTCGGAGTGTGAGCCTCCGGACAGAGGTGGAGGTGGTGTGAATTCTAGTTCTAAACGGACTAAACAATTAGAGAAAGTCATAAGTCCCCGTCAGGAACAATACAGACCTTCCACTGTGCCTTCGGAAGATCTGGAGATGGGGGACTCTAAACTTAACGAGAGGATTCGCGAGGTGAAGGTCTCGCCTCGGAGTACCAGCGGGAAACAGGGTTCTGTGGACGGTGCCACGACACGTGGAGGGTCACCCAGATCGGGGGCTGTGTCAACCACGGTCCTGGGGTCGCAGTCATCAGATCTACCCAGGGTAGAGGTTCATACTGGATTATCATGA